A single Vicinamibacteria bacterium DNA region contains:
- a CDS encoding SDR family oxidoreductase: ARDRAHVIAAKSGLIGLTRALAEEGRGRIRANAVVPGLIRTERRPGQSDPTVGESEVGMPLGTSEDVARTVLAFCDPRDIYVTGQTVHVNGGRFMP; this comes from the coding sequence GCCCGGGACCGGGCCCACGTCATCGCGGCGAAGAGCGGCCTGATCGGTCTCACCCGCGCGCTCGCGGAAGAGGGCCGCGGCCGCATCCGGGCGAACGCCGTCGTTCCGGGCCTCATCCGCACCGAGCGGAGGCCCGGCCAGTCCGACCCGACCGTCGGCGAGAGCGAAGTCGGGATGCCTCTTGGCACGAGTGAGGACGTCGCCCGCACCGTCCTCGCCTTCTGCGACCCTCGCGACATCTACGTCACCGGGCAAACGGTGCACGTCAACGGCGGTCGATTCATGCCCTGA